The following are encoded together in the Tripterygium wilfordii isolate XIE 37 chromosome 3, ASM1340144v1, whole genome shotgun sequence genome:
- the LOC119995429 gene encoding protein SHOOT GRAVITROPISM 6 isoform X9, protein MVGLITRTQLKAALPRLIPTILELYKKDQDVSLLATCSLHNLLNASLLSETGPPLLDFEDLTVVLSTLLHVVSVNNDSKERSDFSVGLKTYNEVQRCFLTVGLIYPEDLFTFLLNKCILKEESLTFGALCVLKHLLPRSSEAWHDKRLLLVEAVKSLLDEHNLAVRKALAELIVVMASHCYLVGPSGELFVEYLIRHCALSAQDKNELESTKVNIGVVSPVELRATCEKSLLLLTITIPEMERILWPFLLKMIIPRAYTGAAAMVCRCISELCRHRSAYSNNMLNECKTRDDIPSPEELFARLVVLLHDPLAREQPATQILTVLCYLAPLFPKNIGLFWQDEIPKMKAYVGDTEDLKVDPSYQETWDDMIVDFLAESLDVVQDVSWLVSLGNAFSIQYELYMPDDEHSALLHRCLGILLQKVDDRAYVRHKIDWMYKQANIAIPSNRLGLAKSMGLVAASHLDTVLEKLKDILDNVGQSVFQRFLSFFSSSYRTEESDDIHAALALMYGYAARYAPSAVIEARIDALVGTNMLSRLLNVHGATAKQAVITAIDLLGHAVINAAENGAPFPLKRRDIMLDYILTLMDLDDSDSFIDSSLERLRTQALALSACTTLVSVEPKLTIGTRNHVLKATLGFFALPNEPVDVVNPLIDNLITLLCAILLTSGEDGRSRAEQLLHILRKIDQYVSSLVEHQRRRGCLAVHEMLLKFRALCVSGYCALGCRGSCSHSKQIDRTLHRNFSNLPCNFNFWEQLPSAYVLPSREALCLGDRIMMYLPRCADNNPEIRKVSAQILDQLFSISLSLSKPGGLGSTINVEFSYTALSSLEDVIAILKSDASIDPSEVFNRIVSSVCVLLSKDELVAALHGCTAALCDRIKQSAEGAVQAITEFVTKRGNELSETDVSRTTQSLLSAVMHVSEKHLRLETLGAVSSLAESTSSKVVFNEVLATAGRDIATKDISRLRGGWPMQDTFYAFSQHMVLSLVFLEHLISILSQSSVPKGDFDRGDGSGHFSDGQIENDTLQAAMFALTAFFRGGGKVGKKAVEQNYASVLGELILQLGSCHGLASCGQIEPLRNLLTGFQAFCECVGDLEMGKILARDGEQSENEKWINLIGDVAACISIKRPKEVQLICQILTKALNRHQRFQREAAAAALSEFVHYSGGLSSLLEQMVEALCRHVSDESPTVRRLCLNGLVQTPSIHIYQYTTQVLGVILALLDDSEESVQLTAVSCLTTILESSPNDAVEPILLNLSVRLRNLQLANKSVYLKQTCMNVKIRADAFAAFGVLSNYGVGTQREAFLEQIHVVLPRLILHLHDDDHSVRQACRNTLKQIAPLMEMEGSVALSNSHCFNSDHRGDYENFLRDLARQFVQYLPSRVDSYMASEIQAFDAPWPIIQANAIYFCSSMLSLSDDQHILSRYYTQVFVLLVGKTNQSTDAVVRATCSSALSLLLKSTNSLSWRVARLDRMDSSRRGYESESARK, encoded by the exons ATGGTTGGTCTTATTACTCGGACACAGCTAAAGGCAGCTTTACCCAGACTTATCCCCACTATTCTGGAACT GTATAAAAAAGATCAAGATGTTTCCCTTCTAGCAACATGTAGTCTTCATAATCTCTTAAATGCCTCACTACTGTCAGAAACTGGCCCTCCATTGCTTGATTTTGAG GACCTTACAGTTGTTCTATCAACACTTCTCCATGTGGTTTCTGTTAATAATGACAGCAAAGAACGTTCAGACTTCTCAGTTGGGTTAAAG ACATACAATGAAGTCCAGCGATGTTTTCTGACAGTGGGTTTGATTTATCCAGAGGACTTATTTACGTTTCTTTTGAAT AAATGCATCTTAAAGGAAGAATCTTTGACTTTTGGTGCACTTTGTGTTTTAAAGCATCTCTTGCCCAG GTCCTCTGAGGCGTGGCATGATAAAAGGTTGTTACTAGTTGAAGCTGTTAAGTCTTTGCTGGATGAACATAATCTAGCTGTTCGGAAGGCACTTGCTGAG TTAATTGTTGTTATGGCTTCACACTGCTATTTGGTTGGTCCATCTGGAGAGTTGTTTGTTGAGTATCTCATACGCCATTGTGCCCTTTCCGCTCAAGACAAAAATGAACTGGAAAGCACCAAG GTGAATATAGGTGTTGTTTCTCCAGTGGAGTTGAGAGCAACCTGTGAGAAAAGTCTTCTTTTACTTACTATAACAATACCTGAAATGGAG CGTATCCTTTGGCCTTTTTTGCTGAAGATGATTATTCCACGGGCTTATACTGGTGCTGCTGCAATG GTTTGCAGATGCATCTCGGAGTTGTGCCGGCACAGATCTGCGTATAGCAATAACATGTTAAATGAATGTAAAACTCGTGATGATATTCCAAGCCCTGAG GAGCTTTTTGCCCGCTTGGTAGTACTTTTGCATGATCCTCTAGCAAGGGAGCAGCCGGCTACTCAGATTTTGACA GTTCTCTGTTATTTGGCACCTCTGTTTCCCAAGAATATTGGCTTGTTTTGGCAGGATGAG ATTCCAAAAATGAAGGCATATGTCGGTGACACGGAAGACCTTAAGGTGGATCCCTCTTATCAAGAGACTTGGGATGACATGATTGTCGAT TTTCTTGCAGAATCTTTGGATGTTGTTCAAGACGTAAGCTGGCTTGTTTCACTTGGAAATGCTTTCTCTATCCAATATGAGCTTTATATGCCTGATGACGAACATTCTGCACTTCTTCATAG GTGCCTTGGTATTCTTCTTCAGAAAGTTGATGATAGGGCTTATGTTCGACATAAGATTGATTGGATGTACAAACAAGCTAACATTGCCATTCCATCTAATAGGCTTGGTTTAGCAAAATCCATGGGATTG GTTGCAGCATCTCACTTGGATACTGTGTTGGAGAAGTTGAAAGATATTTTGGATAATGTTGGTCAAAGTGTTTTTCAGAG atttttgtcttttttctctAGTAGTTACAGAACAGAGGAGTCTGATGACATACATGCTGCTTTGGCTCTGATGTATGGCTATGCAGCACGATATGCTCCATCTGCAGTTATTGAAGCGAGAATAGATGCCCTTGTT GGGACTAATATGCTCTCACGGCTTCTTAATGTACATGGTGCTACAGCAAAGCAAGCTGTTATTACTGCTATTGATTTACTTG GTCATGCTGTCATTAATGCTGCGGAAAATGGTGCACCATTCCCTCTGAAAAGAAGAGACATAATGCTTGACTATATATTGACTTTAATGGACCTAGATGACAGTGATTCGTTTATTGATTCCAGTCTCGAACGGCTACGTACGCAG GCCCTTGCTTTAAGTGCTTGCACGACCTTGGTTTCTGTTGAGCCAAAGCTGACGATCGGAACAAGAAATCATGTTTTGAAG GCCACCTTAGGGTTCTTTGCTTTACCAAATGAGCCGGTCGATGTTGTCAATCCTCTTATTGATAACCTTATTACACTCTTATGTGCGATTCTTCTCACAAG TGGAGAGGATGGTAGAAGTCGAGCAGAGCAGCTCTTGcatattttgagaaaaattgaTCAATATGTTTCTTCACTTGTGGAGCACCAAAGGAGAAGAGGTTGCCTTGCAGTGCATGAGATGCTCCTCAAGTTTCGAGCGCTTTGTGTTAGTGGATATTGTGCTCTAGGGTGCCGTGGCAGTTGCTCTCACAGCAAGCAAATTGACCGTACACTACATCGGAATTTTTCCAACTTACCatgtaattttaatttttgggaGCAACTACCAT CTGCATATGTATTGCCTAGTCGTGAAGCCCTGTGTTTGGGAGATCGAATCATGATGTATCTTCCTCGTTGTGCAGACAATAATCCTGAAATTAGAAAAGTTTCTGCACAG ATTCTTGATCAACTTTTTAGTATCTCTCTTTCACTTTCAAAGCCTGGGGGTTTGGGTTCTACCATCAATGTTGAATTTTCCTACACTGCTTTGTCCTCACTTGAGGATGTTATCGCCATCTTGAAAAGT GATGCATCTATTGACCCATCAGAGGTTTTTAACCGAATTGTTTCCTCTGTGTGCGTTTTGTTATCAAAGGATGAG cTTGTAGCAGCCCTCCATGGTTGCACGGCAGCTTTATGTGATAGGATCAAGCAGTCTGCTGAAGGTGCTGTCCAAGCAATTACTGAGTTTGTTACAAAGAGAGGGAATGAGCTGAGTGAAACTGATGTTTCAAG GACGACCCAGTCCTTACTCTCTGCTGTGATGCACGTTTCTGAGAAGCATTTACGTTTGGAAACTCTTGGGGCA GTATCTTCTCTAGCTGAAAGTACCAGTTCAAAAGTTGTTTTCAATGAAGTATTAGCAACTGCAGGGAGGGATATTGCCACTAAGGATATATCTAGACTACGCGGTGGTTGGCCAATGCAGGACACATTTTAT gccttttctCAACACATGGTGCTTTCTCTTGTGTTCCTGGAGCATCTGATATCTATCCTTAGCCAGTCGTCAGTTCCGAAAGGTGATTTTGATAGAGGAGATGGTTCTGGTCATTTTTCTGATGGTCAGATAGAGAATGACACTCTGCAGGCTGCTATGTTTGCTCTCACTGCCTTTTTCAG AGGTGGAGGAAAAGTTGGAAAAAAAGCTGTTGAGCAAAACTATGCTTCTGTTCTTGGGGAACTTATACTGCAATTGGGAAGTTGTCATGGTCTGGCTAGTTGTGGTCAGATTGAACCACTGCG GAACCTTCTAACTGGGTTTCAGGCATTTTGTGAGTGTGTTGGGGATCTTGAAATGGGAAAG ATTTTGGCTAGAGATGGGGAGCAAAGCGAGAATGAGAAGTGGATCAACCTTATTGGTGATGTGGCTGCCTGCATTTCCATTAAGAGGCCAAAAGAG GTCCAACTTATTTGTCAAATTTTGACCAAAGCTTTAAACCGGCACCAAAGATTTCAAAGGGAAGCCGCAGCTGCAGCATTGTCAGAGTTTGTTCACTATAG TGGTGGATTAAGTTCCCTCCTGGAGCAGATGGTTGAAGCATTGTGCCGGCATGTATCAGATGAGTCTCCTACTGTGAGACGCCTTTGTCTTAACGGGCTTGTGCAG ACACCATCTATTCATATTTATCAGTACACAACTCAAGTTCTGGGCGTAATACTAGCGCTGCTTGATGATTCGGAGGAATCTGTTCAATTAACTGCTGTGTCATGCTTAACTACG ATTCTCGAGTCATCACCCAATGATGCAGTGGAACCCATTTTGCTCAACCTTTCTGTTCGACTTCGCAATCTTCAA CTAGCAAACAAATCCGTATATTTGAAACAGACATGCATGAACGTGAAGATTCGAGCTGATGCATTTGCAGCATTTGGAGTGCTCAGCAACTATGGAGTTGGGACACAGCGTGAGGCATTTCTTGAGCAG ATTCATGTGGTCCTCCCACGCTTGATCCTGCACCTTcatgatgatgatcatagtgTTCGTCAGGCTTGTCGT AATACCCTCAAGCAGATTGCTCCTTTAATGGAAATGGAAGGATCTGTTGCTCTGTCCAATTCACATTGTTTTAATTCTGACCATCG agGTGACTACGAGAACTTTTTAAGAGATCTCGCGAGGCAATTTGTTCAATATCTTCCTTCTAGAGTTGATAGTTACATGGCATCGGAAATACAG GCCTTTGATGCACCTTGGCCAATAATTCAAGCAAATGCTATATACTTCTGCAGCAGCATGCTATCTCTTTCAGATGATCAGCACATTTTATCTCGTTACTACACCCAG GTGTTTGTCCTGCTGGTGGGCAAGACAAATCAATCCACTGATGCAGTCGTTAGAGCAACATGCTCTTCAGCTTTGAGCTTGTTACTAAAGTCGACTAATTCCCTCTCATGGAGAGTAGCTCGACTTGATCGTATGGACTCGAGTAGAAGGGGTTATGAATCGGAGTCTGCTAGAAAATAG